One part of the Paramormyrops kingsleyae isolate MSU_618 chromosome 2, PKINGS_0.4, whole genome shotgun sequence genome encodes these proteins:
- the LOC111839173 gene encoding uncharacterized protein: MAPANRDSSELTILKAKELRPLQAETASSTDSPRTQNLKFLRTKRVEYFIGTHETIDTTKTQETILLSNYENPLNGINPLNSPQDLCREGERGKNDPDRQLLSDPCVPEHQKLRHVLTWAQNFTRVQGSRTKTEDEQGTISTQQIDKGFEEEQEQNFSRTYTVRDTGESGGVLSTMTEECQDDPANLSISKRNNSSYSIPPSRPLTQHHVAALCQNRDARAPCHSPILACKQHRNPIGEDTFFHSEDQVCFPFYNKDKSRQVCFSLHEPVDISACASRGGAEYHVPRIPKYQTVAQTCDLSNNLSKSTLSEGRIFGASGMLESMVRCEEQEDEEEEMAEKNNVVTSYHSCRPTQPGVERQNSDSKLKGFLGEKGAEVPAWESSSLLYKGNCCRQNQPWMTPCHVLLESPEIRPGSGKKDREECRIRDSLDTFPSASESSRCRVKDGPDCVGTCWSDGNAASKYLHEALRPQKARLGLFEGESHHISNISGMTCFDRSGQNTHPRLHVPHSLSIYEEYLLYKACIVDYKRQQALQHPQVFCGRAGADAVQLLPEQFKDTTGCLQQHEENRDIADRVQDEGHKAEVDNVLQDEGDTVKSDGRLKAGGTHQLAGLPCVANRDGTGIFNHGLVGSVENQYQNAESVAGLLNPTSIREPLTCKQTGGETTVIPMSILCDPAEGLAGKACGEQGDKGTTANCSTSGRNKLQGVSPGLQSRRYGERRHWGRSSLSWSSFSHGQLLPRSQARNRPSSLAGSKSSSAGTLRPGPQHEDRLLTAGRVASSLSCSPQQSHTKAEVLPPQANNLSEAGKCTHITGGSVSVPWLSLPDELWMCILSLVQHSDLVRLATACHRLRHLAHEKKLWEEVRFEDQPCLTDQFLSSVGRHGPRRLTLNRCRRLQVTSRGLDDLFAQCKNTLQELKMISCSGPGFHGDDVLLSCSRHCSHLTAVDMSWTGVTDAGITALVTACASLEKVAVNGCRMTDEAIKLLIGRRGKSLRRLELFGCPSLSTDCLNTVAQNCPNLKGLNIGKIPKISNSCLTNMMSDLKYLGSLDLTGLHSVHDQTVHHIVCQCLELRSLTLSSCPHVTDASMTEISTYSCSIRHLDVSGCKTITDRGIQAIAMSSLQLQDLDLSLTSTGSRGVHLLANYCYRYLRTVKLSFCCVSQDAVRKLCRHCKRLRLLHLFGCHNVRNIKELKEINRNTEVQCDRSDHPDNRVRQQETIQTSFPS, translated from the exons ATGGCGCCAGCTAACAGAGATTCATCG GAGCTCACCATCCTGAAAGCAAAGGAGCTGAGGCCTCTACAGGCAGAAACGGCCTCCTCCACTGACAGCCCCAGGACTCAGAATCTTAAGTTCTTGAGGACAAAACGAGTAGAGTATTTTATTGGCACACATGAGACCATAGATACAACCAAAACACAGGAAACTATACTGCTTTCAAATTATGAAAACCCCTTGAATGGCATAAACCCCTTAAACTCTCCTCAGGACCTCTGTAGAGAAGGTGAAAGAGGAAAGAATGATCCGGACAGGCAACTTCTCAGTGACCCATGTGTTCCAGAACACCAGAAACTGAGGCATGTGTTAACCTGGGCTCAGAACTTTACTAGAGTGCAGGGGTCCCGTACAAAAACTGAAGATGAACAGGGAACTATCAGTACCCAGCAAATAGACAAAGGTTTTGAAGAAGAGCAGGAGCAGAACTTCAGCAGAACCTACACAGTTAGAGACACAGGGGAATCCGGGGGCGTGTTATCCACAATGACAGAAGAGTGTCAAGATGACCCTGCAAATCTATCCATAAGCAAAAGGAATAACAGTTCATATTCCATCCCCCCCAGCAGGCCACTGACCCAACATCACGTAGCCGCGCTCTGCCAGAACCGTGACGCTAGAGCTCCATGCCACAGCCCTATCCTTGCATGTAAACAGCACAGGAATCCTATTGGTGAAGATACGTTCTTCCACAGTGAGGACCAAGTGTGTTTTCCGTTTTATAATAAAGACAAGTCACGACAGGTATGTTTCTCCCTACATGAACCAGTGGACATCTCTGCTTGTGCTTCTCGTGGCGGCGCTGAGTATCATGTACCGAGGATCCCTAAATATCAAACTGTCGCTCAAACTTGCGACCTTTCAAATAACTTGTCTAAAAGCACACTTTCTGAAGGAAGGATCTTTGGAGCATCAGGTATGCTGGAGAGCATGGTCAGATGTGAAGaacaggaggatgaggaagaagAGATGGCAGAGAAAAACAATGTGGTCACCTCATACCATTCCTGTAGGCCAACACAGCCTGGTGTGGAGAGACAGAACTCTGATTCCAAGCTTAAGGGTTTTTTAGGAGAAAAAGGAGCAGAGGTTCCTGCGTGGGAGAGCTCCAGCCTGCTGTATAAAGGCAATTGCTGCAGGCAGAATCAACCTTGGATGACGCCCTGTCACGTCCTCCTGGAGAGTCCTGAAATAAGACCTGGCAGCGGCAAGAAAGATAGAGAGGAGTGCCGAATACGAGACAGCCTGGATACCTTTCCATCAGCTTCAGAGTCCTCCAGATGCAGAGTCAAGGATGGTCCTGATTGTGTGGGCACATGCTGGTCAGATGGAAATGCTGCCTCTAAATACTTACATGAAGCATTGAGACCCCAAAAAGCCCGTCTTGGACTTTTTGAGGGAGAGTCTCACCACATTAGTAATATCAGTGGCATGACCTGCTTTGACAGATCTGGTCAAAACACTCATCCACGCTTGCATGTTCCACACAGCCTGAGTATTTATGAGGAATACCTACTCTATAAGGCTTGTATTGTTGACTATAAAAGACAGCAGGCCCTACAACACCCTCAGGTGTTCTGTGGGAGAGCCGGGGCTGATGCAGTACAATTACTCCCAGAACAATTCAAGGATACCACTGGCTGCCTCCAGCAGCATGAAGAGAACAGGGATATAGCAGACAGAGTACAGGATGAAGGGCACAAGGCTGAGGTTGACAACGTCCTTCAGGATGAAGGAGACACAGTGAAATCTGATGGAAGGCTGAAAGCGGGAGGAACACATCAGCTGGCTGGACTGCCATGTGTGGCAAACAGGGATGGGACAGGAATATTCAATCACGGGCTTGTTGGCTCTGTGGAAAACCAGTACCAGAATGCAGAGAGCGTGGCTGGATTGCTAAACCCAACTTCCATCCGTGAACCTTTGACTTGCAAGCAGACGGGTGGTGAAACTACTGTAATACCGATGTCAATTCTGTGTGACCCTGCGGAGGGCCTGGCAGGAAAGGCCTGTGGTGAGCAAGGAGATAAGGGAACGACTGCGAATTGCAGCACATCTGGAAGAAACAAATTACAAG GTGTGTCCCCAGGGCTACAGTCTAGACGGTATGGAGAGAGAAGACACTGGGGACGATCAAGCTTATCCTGGTCATCATTCAGCCATGGGCAGCTGTTGCCAAG GTCTCAGGCTCGGAACAGACCTTCATCTCTGGCGGGGAGTAAGTCCTCCTCGGCAGGTACTCTAAGGCCTGGACCCCAGCATG AGGACAGGCTATTGACGGCTGGAAGGGTGGCCTCTTCATTATCCTGCTCTCCTCAACAAAGCCACACCA AAGCAGAAGTACTACCTCCGCAAGCTAATAACCTTTCAGAGGCTGGAAAATGCACGCACATT actgggggcagcgtctCTGTGCCATGGCTGTCCCTCCCTGATGAGCTGTGGATGTGCATCCTGTCACTGGTACAGCACAGCGACCTGGTCCGCCTTGCGACGGCCTGTCATCGACTTCGCCACCTGGCCCATGAGAAGAAGCTGT GGGAGGAGGTTCGATTTGAGGATCAGCCCTGTCTGACTGACCAGTTCCTGAGCAGTGTGGGTAGGCATGGTCCTCGTAGGCTGACCTTGAACAGGTGCAGACGTTTGCAAGTTACCTCCAGGGGGCTGGATGACTTGTTTGCACAGTGCAAAAACACCCTTCAG GAACTAAAGATGATCAGCTGCAGTGGGCCTGGTTTCCACGGAGACGACGTGCTGCTGTCCTGCAGCCGTCACTGTTCCCACCTGACCGCTGTGGACATGAGCTGGACAGGAGTCACAGATGCTGGCATCACTGCTCTGGTCACTGCTTGTGCCAG CCTGGAGAAAGTGGCAGTTAATGGGTGTCGAATGACGGACGAGGCCATCAAACTGCTGATCGGTAGACGTGGGAAAAG TCTCCGTAGACTGGAGCTGTTTGGCTGCCCCTCTCTCAGCACGGACTGTCTGAACACTGTGGCACAGAACTGTCCCAACCTGAAAGGTCTGAACATCGGAAAGATTCCAAAGATATCAAATTCCTGCTTAACCAACATGATGTCCGATCTCAAGTATCTGGGCTCACTGGATCTGACTGGACTCCATTCA GTGCATGACCAGACCGTCCACCACATTGTCTGCCAGTGCCTGGAGCTGCGGAGCCTGACGCTGAGCTCGTGCCCCCATGTCACAGATGCCAGTATGACGGAGATCAGCACCTACTCCTGCTCCATTAG GCACTTGGATGTGAGTGGATGTAAGACGATAACAGACAGAGGGATCCAGGCAATAGCCATGTCCAGCCTCCAGCTGCAAGACCTGGACCTGAGCCTGACATCAACAGGAAGCAGAGG TGTCCATCTCCTGGCAAATTACTGCTACAGGTACCTGAGGACAGTGAAACTGAGCTTTTGCTGTGTATCTCAGGATGCAGTCAGGAAACTCTGCAGACACTGCAAAAG ACTGAGGCTGCTGCATCTCTTTGGCTGCCATAACGTCCGCAACATTAAAGAGTTAAAGGAGATTAACAGGAATACTGAAGTGCAGTGTGATCGCTCAGACCACCCGGATAACAGGGTGCGTCAACAGGAGACAATTCAAACTTCATTCCCCAGCTGA